A genomic segment from Pseudorca crassidens isolate mPseCra1 chromosome 4, mPseCra1.hap1, whole genome shotgun sequence encodes:
- the LCORL gene encoding ligand-dependent nuclear receptor corepressor-like protein isoform X5 has product MKKMIRQFAIEYISKSGKIQENRNGSIGPSLICKSIQMNQAENSLQEEQEGPLDLTVNRMQEQNTQQGDGVLDLSTKKTSIKSEESSICDPSSENSMAGRLHRNREDYVERSAEFADGLLSKALKDIQSGALDINKAGILYGIPQKTLLLHLEALPAGKPASFKNKTRDFNDSYSHKDSKETCAVLQKVALWARAQAERTEKSKLNLLETSELKFPTASSYLHQLTLQKMVTQFKEKNESLQYETHPTVQLKIPQLRVSSVSKPQPDGPGLLDVMYQVSKTSPVLEGSALQKLKNILPKQNKIECSGPVTHSSVDSYFLHGDLSPLCLNSKNGTVDGTSENTEDGLDRKDNKQPRKKRGRYRQYDHEIMEEAIAMVMSGKMSVSKAQGIYGVPHSTLEYKVKERSGTLKTPPKKKLRLPDTGLYNMTDSGTGSCKNSGKPV; this is encoded by the exons ATGAAAAAGATGATACGTCAGTTTGCAATTGAGTATATTTCAAAAAGTGGTAAAATTCAAGAGAATAGAAATGGTTCAATTGGACCAAGTCTAATATGTAAGAGTATCCAAATGAATCAAGCAGAAAACTCCCTTCAGGAAGAGCAGGAAGGCCCCTTAGACCTCACTGTGAATCGAATGCAAGAACAAAATACTCAGCAAG GGGATGGAGTGTTAGATCTCTCTACAAAGAAAACCAGCATAAAATCTGAAGAGTCATCCATATGTGATCCTTCTTCTGAAAATTCAATGGCTGG GAGACtacacagaaacagagaggacTATGTGGAAAGAAGTGCTGAGTTTGCAGATGGTTTGCTCTCAAAAGCTTTGAAAGACATTCAGTCTGGAGCACTGGACATAAATAAAGCAGGCATACTTTATGGCATACCTCAAAAAACTTTACTTCTCCACTTAGAAGCCTTACCAGCAGGGAAGCctgcatcttttaaaaacaaaactcgaGATTTCAATGATAGTTACTCACATAAAGACAGTAAAGAAACTTGTGCAGTGCTGCAAAAAGTAGCCTTGTGGGCGAGAGCTCAAGCAGAGCGCACAGAAAAAAGTAAACTCAATCTACTTGAAACCTCAGAATTAAAATTCCCAACAGCTTCCAGTTACCTCCATCAGTTAACTCTACAGAAAATGGTtactcaatttaaagaaaaaaatgaaagtctaCAATATGAAACACATCCTACTGTACAGTTAAAAATTCCTCAGCTACGAGTAAGTTCTGTTTCAAAACCACAACCTGATGGTCCTGGTCTGCTGGACGTTATGTATCAAGTTTCCAAAACCTCTCCAGTCCTGGAAGGATCAGCTctccaaaaactgaaaaatatactccctaaacagaacaaaatagaATGTTCTGGGCCCGTAACTCACTCAAGTGTTGACTCTTATTTTCTACATGGGGACCTCTCTCCTTTGTGTCTTAATTCTAAAAATGGAACAGTTGATGGAACCTCTGAAAATACTGAAGATGGGTTGGATCGAAAAGATAATAAGCAGCCCAGGAAAAAACGTGGCCGTTATCGGCAATATGATCATGAAATAATGGAAGAGGCTATTGCAATGGTAATGAGCGGAAAAATGAGTGTTTCCAAAGCACAAGGAATTTATGGGGTACCTCACAGCACTTTAGAATACAAGGTAAAAGAAAGATCTGGAACACTGAAGACTCCTCCGAAGAAGAAACTCCGATTACCAGACACTGGGTTATATAATATGACAGATTCAGGGACTGGCAGCTGCAAAAACAGCGGCAAGCCTGTGTAG